A window of Streptomyces sp. NBC_01689 genomic DNA:
TCGGAGCGGCTCACACACCGCGCACGGGAGCCGGAACGGCGGCAACACCGTGGCGCTGACGTCAGAGCGACTGCTCGATGGGCGGTGTCGACGTATCCCGCTACGGCCCCGCCCTCCCCCCGCGCAGCGCATCTCTGCCGTCGGCTTCGGATGCCTCCGGGATGGCATATAGTTGCGCGACACATGCAACTGGTTGAGGACGTCACGAGAGGCACAGGCGTGGGCCATCCGCCCCCCGAGAGGGATCACAGCACGTCACCCGGGGAGTCCGAGGGCTCTGAGCCCATCCGGCAGCTTTCCGAGGGCGTCGACCGCCTGATGCGGATGTTCATCCGCACCCGCGCGCAGCTGCTGGACCGGGCTCGCGACGACATCGACTGGTCGGTCCAGATCTTGATGAGCGTGCTGGTGAAGCACGGACCCATGCGAGTCAAGAAGCTGGCGGAGTTGGTCGACTCCGACCCCTCCACCGTCAGCCGTCACGTGGCACAACTCGTACGTGACGGCTTCCTCGAGAAGCGCTCCGACGCCGATGACGGCCGCGCATGCCAGCTGGTCGCCACCGACAAGGCGCGGCACTCCGTCGCCGACCGGACACGGTCGCGCGACGCGCACTTCGAGGAGATGCTCCACGCATGGGACAACCATGATCGCGAGAAGCTGGCCACACTGCTGGTGCGCTTCATCGACGACTTCGAAACGTACAAGACCGCGCTCGCGGCAAAGGACTGGAAGGGTTTCCGTCCGCCGGTGAGCCAGGAGGAGTCCACCGCATGAGTTCCACCAGCGCCGCGTCCGCCGGGACCGGCCCCGCCGGTACGGGGGAAGCGCCGAGAACCGGCTACACCCACCAGCAGATCATGGTGATCCTGTCCGGACTGCTGCTCGGGATGTTCCTGGCGGCCCTCGACCAGACCGTCGTCTCGACGGCGATCTACAAGATCGGTGAGAGCCTCAACGGGCTGACCGCGCAGGCATGGGTGACCACCGCGTTCCTCATCACCTCGACGATCGCCACCCCGATGTACGGCAAGCTGTCCGACCAGTACGGACGCAAGCCCTTCTTCCTCTTCGCCATCGCGGTGTTCATCACCGGCTCGGCGCTCTGCACGCTCTCCACCTCGATGTACATGCTCGCCGCGTTCCGCGCCTTCCAGGGCATAGGCGCGGGCGGTCTGTTCTCCCTCGCCTTCGCGATCATCGGTGACATCATCCCGCCGCGTGAACGGGCGAAGTACCAGGGGTACTTCATGGCCGTCTTCGGCACGTCGAGCGTGCTCGGGCCGGTGGTGGGCGGCGCGCTGGCCGGCCAGAACACCCTCCTCGGCATCGACGGCTGGCGCTGGATCTTCCTCATCAACGTACCGATCGGCATCGTGGCGCTCATCGTGGTGGCCAAGGTCCTCCACCTGGAGCACAACCGGCGCGAGCACCGCATCGACTTCGCGGGCGCCGTCTCGCTCATGGTCGCCCTGGTGCCGCTGCTGATCGTCGCGGAGCAGGGCAGGACGTGGGGCTGGGGTTCCACCTCCTCCGTCGTCTGCTACGTCATCGGCGCGCTCGGCATCGTCAGCTTCCTGTTCGCCGAACGCCGGGCCGGAGACGACGCCCTGCTGCCGATGCGCCTCTTCCGCAACGGTGTGTTCGCCGTGGGCGCCGCCCAGTCGACGATCATCGGTATCGGCATGTTCGGCGGCATCACGCTGCTGCCGCTCTACCTGCAGCTCGTCAAGGGCAACTCCCCCACCAAGGCCGGGCTGCTGACCCTGCCCCTGGTGCTGGGCATCATGGCGCTCTCGGTCGTCGCGGGCCAGATCACCTCACGTACCGGCCGATACAAGATCTTCCCGATCATCGGCGGCGGCCTGCTCGTCATCGGCATGCTCATGCTGTGGCGGCTGACGGCCGACAGCGGCCTCGTGTACACCGACCTCGCCATGTTCGTGGTCGGCGCCGGCCTCGGTCTGAACATGCAGACCATCGTGCTGGCCATGCAGAACGCCGTGCCCCCGCGCGACATCGGTGTCGCCACCTCGTCCACCACGTTCTTCCGGCAGATGGGCGGCACGGCGGGCGTCGCCGTGTTCTTGTCGATCGTCTACTCCGTGGTGGGCGACAAGATCAGCGAGGCCTTCGCCGACGCGCGCGGCACGGCCGCCTTCCAGGCCGCGGCCCAGGCCCACCCCGACCAGGTCAAGACGCTCACATCCGCGTCCTCCGGTTCGGTGGGCACGCTGAACGACACGTCGTTCCTCAGCCACCTCGACCCGGTCCTCGCCCACCCCTTCAAGGTCGGCTTCACGAACGCGGTCACGGTGGCGTTCCTGGTCGGCGCCGCGGTGCTGGTGTTCGCCTTCGTACTGGCCTTCTTCATCAAGGAGGTACCGCTGCGCACCACGGCGGCGGCATTCACCAAGGAGCCCGCCGAGACCGAAGCGAAGTAGGAGGACCGAGGGGCCGAGAGGACGGAGAGGCCCCGGACGGACCCGGACCCTGAACGCCGTGGGAAGCCATGCCTTCCCACGGCGTTCAGCGCTTTTCCCTCGACGCCCGGTGCCGCCGGGAGGGCCGGACCTTGCTCGCCTTCGACTGGCAGCACATGTCGTTTCGCGTCGCACCTCAGAAGGTTGGGGGTCCTGGTCGACCTGCCTGGCCACTGAGCCCGTATCCCGACGGTGACTACTTCATCTTCCTCGCGGAGGACTTTCGCTTCGGCAGCTTCGGCCACCGAGCTCCCTGTAGCAGATCAGGGTGGCGGCCAGGCCGAGGAAGGCGAGGAAGCGCGAGCCCCTTCCCTAACCGGGCGGCCGGCTCGCGGAGTTCATCAGGAACCAGACGCTTCGACAGATCAGGCCCCCCCCCCCGCAGGACCGGCATCATGCCTTGATCGGTGCGGCCGACCTGGCGGCCTGCTCGATCTTCGCGCAGTAGGCTGCACGGGCTTCCTCGTCGACCTGCTTCTCGTGTTCGGCGCGCATCCCGGTCCGGCCGTCGATGCCCTCGCGCAGGATGTCGGCGTGTCCGGCATGTCGGTTGGACTCGCCGAGGACATGGACCAGGATGGCGAACAGGTTCGTGTCGGCATATGGCTCCGGCCACCACGGCACGTGGCCCAGGGCGTCGAGGGGAAGCTCGTTGATCGTCGCGTCCGAGTGTTCCCATGTGCGCCGGTAGAACCCGATGATCTGATCGCGGGTCTCGTCCTCAGTCGCCCACAGATCGCTGCCGTAGGAGTGGTCCTGCCACCTTGGCAGCGGTTCCGGGGTAGGGCGGTCGAAGACCTCGCCGAAGTACCTGGCCTCGACACTGGCCACGTGTTTGACCAGACCGAGGAGGTTGGTCCCGGTCACTGTCAACGGTCGGCGGGCGTCGTATTCGGACAGGCCGTCGAGTTTCCAGAGCAGTGCCTCGCGATCCCGCCGCAGTCTCCCGTGCAGGTTGTCCTTCG
This region includes:
- a CDS encoding DinB family protein, yielding MIDEFAKDNLHGRLRRDREALLWKLDGLSEYDARRPLTVTGTNLLGLVKHVASVEARYFGEVFDRPTPEPLPRWQDHSYGSDLWATEDETRDQIIGFYRRTWEHSDATINELPLDALGHVPWWPEPYADTNLFAILVHVLGESNRHAGHADILREGIDGRTGMRAEHEKQVDEEARAAYCAKIEQAARSAAPIKA
- a CDS encoding MDR family MFS transporter, which codes for MSSTSAASAGTGPAGTGEAPRTGYTHQQIMVILSGLLLGMFLAALDQTVVSTAIYKIGESLNGLTAQAWVTTAFLITSTIATPMYGKLSDQYGRKPFFLFAIAVFITGSALCTLSTSMYMLAAFRAFQGIGAGGLFSLAFAIIGDIIPPRERAKYQGYFMAVFGTSSVLGPVVGGALAGQNTLLGIDGWRWIFLINVPIGIVALIVVAKVLHLEHNRREHRIDFAGAVSLMVALVPLLIVAEQGRTWGWGSTSSVVCYVIGALGIVSFLFAERRAGDDALLPMRLFRNGVFAVGAAQSTIIGIGMFGGITLLPLYLQLVKGNSPTKAGLLTLPLVLGIMALSVVAGQITSRTGRYKIFPIIGGGLLVIGMLMLWRLTADSGLVYTDLAMFVVGAGLGLNMQTIVLAMQNAVPPRDIGVATSSTTFFRQMGGTAGVAVFLSIVYSVVGDKISEAFADARGTAAFQAAAQAHPDQVKTLTSASSGSVGTLNDTSFLSHLDPVLAHPFKVGFTNAVTVAFLVGAAVLVFAFVLAFFIKEVPLRTTAAAFTKEPAETEAK
- a CDS encoding DUF2716 domain-containing protein; the encoded protein is MSFRVAPQKVGGPGRPAWPLSPYPDGDYFIFLAEDFRFGSFGHRAPCSRSGWRPGRGRRGSASPFPNRAAGSRSSSGTRRFDRSGPPPRRTGIMP
- a CDS encoding MarR family winged helix-turn-helix transcriptional regulator, whose product is MFIRTRAQLLDRARDDIDWSVQILMSVLVKHGPMRVKKLAELVDSDPSTVSRHVAQLVRDGFLEKRSDADDGRACQLVATDKARHSVADRTRSRDAHFEEMLHAWDNHDREKLATLLVRFIDDFETYKTALAAKDWKGFRPPVSQEESTA